From Mycolicibacterium cosmeticum, a single genomic window includes:
- a CDS encoding helix-turn-helix transcriptional regulator, whose product MRARLVVVDSNRSELADFLKTRRARLAPADVGLKGELARRRVPGLRREELAQLAGVSVDYYTRLEQGRSRSASVDVLDALATALQLDDAERAHLHQLGRPQPVARRTPSRPQRVHPATLELLDRLDLVHSPAFVLGRRLDVLAHNRLAGALITEFRRLPAPLRNQARFVFLDSHARELYADWRQVAIDTVAMLRHDAGRYPDDPKLSALIGELSIHSEEFRTWWSRHDVQRRTTGTKGYHHPLVGELTVAYQALNPSGDEDQVLIVYTTEPGTASDNALRLLATWHGHDAAPSVAGLDTADSTEGRR is encoded by the coding sequence ATGCGCGCCAGACTGGTGGTCGTGGACAGCAATCGATCCGAACTGGCCGACTTCCTCAAGACGCGCCGGGCCCGGCTGGCTCCGGCCGATGTCGGGCTGAAGGGTGAACTCGCCCGCCGTCGGGTGCCCGGCCTGCGCCGGGAGGAATTGGCGCAATTGGCCGGGGTCAGCGTGGACTACTACACGCGACTGGAGCAGGGCCGCAGCCGAAGTGCCTCGGTCGACGTGCTCGACGCGCTGGCCACCGCGCTGCAGCTCGACGATGCCGAACGGGCGCACCTGCACCAGCTGGGCCGCCCGCAGCCCGTCGCCCGCCGCACCCCGTCGCGGCCGCAGCGCGTGCACCCGGCGACACTGGAACTGCTGGACCGACTGGATTTGGTCCACTCGCCGGCGTTCGTCCTGGGGCGGCGCCTGGATGTGCTGGCGCACAACCGGCTGGCCGGTGCCCTGATCACCGAGTTCCGCCGGCTCCCGGCGCCGCTGCGCAACCAGGCCCGGTTCGTCTTCCTCGATTCGCACGCCCGCGAGCTGTATGCGGACTGGCGGCAGGTGGCCATCGACACCGTCGCGATGTTGCGCCACGACGCCGGCCGCTATCCCGACGACCCCAAGCTGTCGGCGTTGATCGGTGAGCTGTCCATCCACTCCGAGGAATTCCGCACCTGGTGGTCCCGCCACGATGTACAGCGCCGGACGACCGGCACCAAGGGCTATCACCATCCGCTGGTCGGCGAACTCACCGTCGCCTACCAGGCGCTCAATCCCAGTGGCGACGAAGATCAGGTGTTGATCGTCTACACCACCGAGCCGGGCACCGCGTCGGACAACGCGCTACGGTTGCTCGCCACCTGGCACGGACACGACGCCGCACCCAGCGTGGCCGGACTCGACACCGCCGACAGCACGGAAGGACGCCGATGA
- a CDS encoding DUF5994 family protein, translating into MTPSRRVPRPVRLTVAAHLGSDIDGAWWPRGASLAAELTELVTALRPKLGDLTDIRVNWSAVEGPTDLHMMALGGAAIAASRRPRLLFALGTRARAKLLVIPSTTSVELGLMVMKVSAGLEVRHSEELSAPIRSAQRILLAAQTESSSWGRVIA; encoded by the coding sequence ATGACGCCTTCCCGGCGTGTGCCCCGCCCGGTACGCCTCACCGTCGCGGCACATCTCGGCTCCGATATCGACGGCGCGTGGTGGCCGCGCGGTGCATCCCTCGCGGCCGAATTGACCGAGCTTGTGACGGCACTGCGCCCCAAGCTGGGCGACCTCACCGACATTCGGGTCAATTGGTCGGCGGTCGAGGGGCCGACCGACCTGCACATGATGGCCCTCGGAGGAGCCGCGATCGCGGCCAGCCGCCGGCCCCGACTTTTGTTCGCCCTCGGGACGCGAGCCCGCGCCAAACTGCTCGTGATACCGAGTACCACCTCGGTCGAGCTAGGTCTGATGGTGATGAAAGTTAGTGCGGGACTTGAGGTCCGGCATTCCGAAGAGTTGAGTGCGCCCATTCGTTCGGCGCAGCGTATTCTGCTCGCCGCTCAAACCGAGAGCTCGAGCTGGGGGCGCGTCATCGCCTGA
- a CDS encoding site-2 protease family protein has product MNIRPLHQSVRPSPVFLAILALTVAGGALAWFCGDTIRPLSYAAVFVLVVAGWLVSMCLHEFGHAYTAWRFGDRDVAVRGYLTLNPLKYSNPVLSIALPLIFIALGGIGLPGGAVYVRTSWMTARQRTQVSLAGPAANAVLAVLLLAVTAIFFDPAHGVFWAGVAFLGFLQVTALLLNLLPIPGLDGYGALEPHLSDDNRRALEPAKQWGFFILLILLLVPQLNQWFFGVVFWFFDLSGVPHWLVGNGAALTRFWSAWV; this is encoded by the coding sequence GTGAACATCCGGCCCCTGCACCAGTCGGTGCGTCCCAGCCCGGTCTTCCTGGCGATCCTCGCGCTCACGGTGGCCGGCGGCGCGCTGGCCTGGTTCTGCGGGGACACCATCCGCCCGTTGTCCTATGCGGCGGTGTTCGTGCTCGTCGTCGCCGGCTGGTTGGTGTCGATGTGCTTGCACGAGTTCGGTCACGCCTACACGGCGTGGCGATTCGGCGACCGCGATGTCGCGGTCCGCGGTTATCTGACGCTCAATCCGCTGAAATACTCCAACCCGGTGCTCTCGATCGCGCTGCCGCTGATCTTCATCGCCCTGGGCGGGATCGGGTTGCCGGGCGGTGCGGTCTACGTCCGGACGTCGTGGATGACCGCGCGCCAACGCACCCAGGTCAGCCTGGCCGGCCCGGCGGCCAACGCTGTGCTGGCGGTGCTGCTGCTGGCCGTGACGGCCATCTTCTTCGACCCGGCACACGGAGTGTTCTGGGCCGGTGTGGCGTTCCTGGGCTTCCTCCAGGTGACCGCGCTGCTGCTGAACTTGTTGCCCATCCCTGGCCTGGACGGTTACGGCGCGCTGGAACCACATCTGAGCGACGACAACCGCCGCGCCCTGGAACCGGCCAAGCAATGGGGTTTCTTCATCCTGCTGATCCTGCTGCTGGTTCCGCAGCTCAACCAGTGGTTCTTCGGGGTGGTGTTCTGGTTCTTCGACCTGTCCGGCGTGCCGCACTGGCTGGTCGGAAACGGTGCAGCCCTGACCCGGTTCTGGTCGGCGTGGGTGTAG
- a CDS encoding cation diffusion facilitator family transporter: MGAGHDHSHGADARVSRMVLGAVILSVFFVVELVTALTINSIALLADAGHMLTDLVAMFMGLTAVLIARRGSTSAARTYGWHRAEVFTAVANAVLLLGVAGFILYEAIERLGAAPAIPGVPMIVVALAGLLSNAVVVLLLRSQSEASLAVKGAYMEVVADTVGSIGVLIAGIVTVTTGWPYADVVVAVLVALWVLPRAIALARAALRILSESSPDHIDVDELRTALEAVDGVTGVHDLHVWTLVPGKDMATAHLTSTRESALVLDDAKAVLTARGLAHATIQVEPPDQSGCHCEAQY, encoded by the coding sequence ATGGGTGCAGGACATGACCACAGCCACGGTGCCGATGCCCGCGTAAGCCGGATGGTGCTCGGCGCGGTCATCCTCTCGGTGTTCTTCGTCGTCGAACTGGTCACCGCGTTGACCATCAACTCGATCGCCCTGCTCGCCGACGCCGGCCACATGCTCACCGACCTGGTCGCCATGTTCATGGGCTTGACCGCCGTGCTGATCGCCCGGCGCGGTTCCACCTCCGCCGCCCGCACCTACGGCTGGCACCGCGCCGAGGTGTTCACCGCGGTCGCCAACGCCGTGCTGCTGCTCGGAGTCGCCGGCTTCATCCTGTACGAGGCCATCGAACGACTGGGCGCGGCTCCCGCCATCCCCGGCGTCCCGATGATCGTCGTCGCGCTGGCCGGCCTGCTCTCCAATGCCGTGGTGGTGCTGCTGCTGCGCTCCCAATCCGAGGCCAGCCTGGCGGTCAAGGGCGCCTACATGGAGGTCGTCGCCGACACCGTCGGCAGCATCGGCGTGCTGATCGCCGGCATCGTCACCGTCACCACCGGCTGGCCCTACGCCGACGTGGTGGTCGCCGTCCTGGTCGCGCTGTGGGTGTTGCCCCGCGCCATCGCACTGGCCAGGGCCGCGCTGCGGATCCTGTCCGAGTCGTCGCCCGACCACATCGACGTCGACGAGTTGCGCACGGCGCTAGAGGCGGTCGACGGGGTCACCGGCGTGCACGACCTGCACGTGTGGACGCTGGTGCCCGGCAAGGACATGGCAACGGCGCACCTGACCAGCACCCGGGAGTCAGCCCTGGTGCTCGACGACGCCAAGGCCGTGCTCACCGCGCGCGGGCTGGCCCATGCCACCATCCAGGTGGAGCCGCCGGACCAGTCCGGCTGCCACTGCGAAGCGCAGTACTAG
- a CDS encoding ester cyclase: protein MTHTDREAQAMAVVRRNTEKVQGEGDFALFEELFADDFVDHTPQPGTTADKDGVRVLYHRLREAFPDFRPEIHWQTVDGDVVTTYKTYHGTHRGEFLGIAATGRTVAFDTVDAMRVHDGRIVEHWGIANLYGVLGQLGARIES, encoded by the coding sequence ATGACCCACACCGACCGCGAAGCACAGGCCATGGCCGTGGTGCGCCGGAACACCGAAAAGGTGCAGGGGGAGGGGGATTTCGCGCTGTTCGAGGAGTTGTTCGCCGACGATTTCGTCGACCACACGCCTCAGCCCGGCACCACCGCGGACAAGGACGGCGTGCGGGTGCTGTACCACCGGCTTCGGGAGGCGTTCCCGGATTTCCGCCCGGAGATCCACTGGCAGACCGTCGACGGTGACGTGGTGACGACGTACAAGACCTACCACGGCACTCACCGCGGCGAGTTCCTCGGCATCGCGGCGACCGGCCGCACGGTGGCTTTCGACACGGTGGACGCGATGCGCGTCCACGACGGGCGCATCGTCGAGCACTGGGGCATCGCCAACCTGTACGGGGTGCTCGGCCAGCTCGGCGCCCGCATCGAGTCCTGA
- a CDS encoding SDR family oxidoreductase, with translation MSTVIGSTPLAGRTAVVTGASSGIGEATAERLAALGADVAVLARRKDRLDAVVARIATAGGTALAIPLDVTDRDAVHAAADRVSAELGPADLVFANAGVQLISGIEELRVDDWQRQIDLNITGVMNTIGAFVPQLVHAAADGRPSDLITTSSIAATRVLEKFSVYSATKAYLSQLTRLLRVELGRKRVRVATVEPGMVDTELPDHVTDPDASGLMADLLRDIDVLSPADIAETVAFIASVPRHVNLTEITILPTQQAI, from the coding sequence ATGTCGACAGTCATCGGCTCCACCCCACTGGCCGGGCGGACCGCCGTGGTGACCGGAGCCTCCAGCGGAATCGGCGAGGCGACCGCCGAACGTCTGGCCGCGCTCGGCGCCGACGTCGCCGTCCTGGCTCGCCGCAAGGACAGACTGGACGCCGTGGTGGCGCGCATCGCCACCGCCGGGGGCACCGCACTGGCGATCCCGCTGGACGTCACCGACCGCGACGCGGTGCACGCGGCCGCCGACCGGGTATCGGCCGAACTGGGACCGGCGGATCTGGTGTTCGCCAACGCCGGCGTTCAGCTGATCTCTGGGATCGAGGAGCTGCGGGTCGACGACTGGCAGCGCCAGATCGACCTGAACATCACCGGCGTCATGAACACCATCGGCGCGTTCGTCCCCCAGTTGGTGCATGCCGCTGCGGACGGCCGGCCCAGCGATCTGATCACCACCTCGTCCATCGCGGCCACCCGGGTGCTGGAGAAGTTCTCGGTGTACTCGGCCACCAAGGCCTACCTGAGCCAGTTGACCCGGCTGCTGCGGGTGGAACTCGGCCGCAAGCGGGTCCGGGTCGCCACCGTCGAACCGGGCATGGTCGACACCGAGCTGCCCGACCACGTCACCGATCCGGACGCCAGTGGGCTGATGGCCGATCTGCTCCGCGACATCGACGTGCTCAGCCCGGCCGACATCGCCGAGACGGTGGCCTTCATCGCCTCGGTGCCCAGGCACGTGAATCTCACCGAGATCACCATTCTTCCTACCCAGCAAGCGATTTGA
- a CDS encoding PaaI family thioesterase, with amino-acid sequence MTDFGLDPRRADPEYDRHGGFPLFEAADPGPGFGRFLAAMRRAQDLAVSVNPDSSTWDEAADRVEDLVKLLDPYRAAEGEGPANRVPSLPGAGSLLMPPWHVTKFEAEGVELQVQFSRYHVGGNHAVHGGVLPLLFDSIFGMVIHAAGRPISRTAFLHVDYRRVTPIDTTLTARGWIREAEGRKAFVNAELLDGAGNVLAESNGLMIRLLPGQP; translated from the coding sequence GTGACCGATTTCGGGCTGGACCCGCGCCGCGCCGACCCCGAGTACGACCGGCATGGCGGATTTCCGCTGTTCGAGGCCGCCGACCCCGGGCCGGGGTTCGGTCGCTTCCTCGCGGCGATGCGCCGTGCGCAGGACCTGGCCGTGTCGGTCAACCCGGACAGCTCCACCTGGGACGAGGCCGCCGACCGGGTCGAGGACCTGGTCAAGCTGTTGGACCCGTACCGGGCGGCCGAGGGTGAAGGGCCTGCCAACCGGGTGCCGAGTCTGCCCGGGGCCGGCAGCCTGCTCATGCCGCCCTGGCACGTGACGAAGTTCGAGGCCGAGGGCGTGGAACTGCAGGTGCAGTTCAGCCGCTACCACGTGGGCGGCAACCATGCCGTGCACGGTGGCGTGCTGCCGCTGCTGTTCGATTCCATCTTCGGCATGGTCATCCACGCCGCGGGCCGGCCGATCAGCCGGACTGCCTTCCTGCACGTCGACTACCGCAGGGTGACGCCGATCGACACCACGCTGACCGCGCGGGGTTGGATCCGGGAAGCCGAGGGCCGCAAGGCTTTTGTCAACGCAGAGTTGCTCGACGGCGCGGGCAATGTGCTCGCGGAGAGCAACGGCCTGATGATCAGGTTGCTCCCGGGCCAGCCTTAG
- a CDS encoding DUF3151 domain-containing protein, translating into MTRMGDLLGPDPVLLPGDTEAEEELEAGENPAIVAAAHPSASVAWAALAEEALSEDKAITAYAYARTGYHRGLDQLRRNGWKGFGPVPYSHEPNRGFLRCVAALAKAADAIGETPEYARCLDLLDDCDPAARAELGVS; encoded by the coding sequence ATGACTCGGATGGGTGATCTCCTCGGTCCTGACCCGGTGCTGCTGCCGGGCGACACCGAGGCGGAGGAAGAGCTCGAAGCGGGGGAGAACCCGGCGATCGTCGCTGCCGCGCATCCCAGTGCGTCGGTGGCGTGGGCCGCGCTGGCCGAGGAGGCGCTGAGCGAGGACAAGGCGATCACGGCCTATGCCTACGCGCGCACCGGCTATCACCGCGGCCTGGACCAGCTGCGGCGCAACGGCTGGAAGGGCTTCGGTCCGGTGCCCTACAGCCACGAGCCCAACCGCGGCTTCCTGCGCTGTGTGGCGGCGCTGGCCAAGGCGGCCGACGCCATCGGCGAGACACCGGAGTACGCGCGCTGCCTGGATCTGCTCGACGACTGCGATCCCGCCGCGCGCGCCGAACTCGGCGTGTCCTAG
- a CDS encoding Rv0361 family membrane protein, whose translation MSNPTGPDDEQKSGEGTPEDDAPERRYTAPSGFDGSTQIIDAVPEPPTEIFSAEDATELIAAQPAGAPPKNVAPQVIPPRNESGQPVRTRRSWGWVIAVVLVIAALVALAVLGTVLLTRKSSAAVSQEELVRNTIGNFDGAIQRGDLATLRSITCGATRDSYVQYNDKAWAETHARVAAAKQYPVVASIDQVVVHDDHAEANVTTFMAYAPQTRSTRSFDLQFRDDQWKICQNS comes from the coding sequence ATGTCGAACCCAACAGGGCCGGACGACGAGCAGAAATCCGGCGAGGGCACACCGGAGGACGACGCGCCCGAGCGTCGGTACACCGCGCCGTCGGGCTTCGACGGCTCCACCCAGATCATCGACGCGGTCCCCGAACCGCCGACCGAGATCTTCTCCGCCGAGGACGCCACCGAGCTGATCGCGGCGCAGCCGGCCGGAGCACCACCGAAGAACGTTGCGCCACAGGTCATTCCACCGCGCAATGAGTCGGGCCAGCCGGTCCGCACCCGACGCAGCTGGGGCTGGGTGATCGCGGTGGTGCTGGTGATCGCGGCGCTGGTGGCGCTGGCCGTGCTGGGCACCGTGCTGCTGACCCGCAAGAGCAGCGCGGCGGTGTCGCAGGAGGAGCTGGTGCGCAACACCATCGGCAACTTCGACGGCGCGATCCAGCGGGGTGACCTGGCCACCCTGCGCAGCATCACCTGCGGGGCCACCCGCGACAGCTACGTCCAGTACAACGACAAGGCCTGGGCCGAAACCCACGCCCGGGTCGCCGCGGCCAAGCAGTACCCGGTGGTGGCGAGCATCGACCAGGTGGTGGTGCACGACGACCACGCCGAGGCCAACGTCACGACCTTCATGGCGTACGCGCCGCAGACCCGCTCCACCCGGAGTTTCGATCTGCAGTTCCGCGACGACCAGTGGAAGATCTGCCAGAACTCCTGA
- a CDS encoding cold-shock protein codes for MAQGTVKWFNGEKGFGFIAPDGGAADVFVHYSEITGSGFRSLEENARVQFEVEQGAKGPQAVGVSVI; via the coding sequence ATGGCACAGGGCACTGTGAAATGGTTCAACGGCGAAAAGGGCTTCGGCTTCATCGCTCCTGATGGCGGAGCGGCCGACGTCTTCGTCCACTACAGCGAGATCACCGGAAGCGGCTTCCGCTCGCTCGAGGAGAACGCTCGCGTTCAGTTCGAGGTCGAGCAGGGCGCGAAAGGCCCGCAGGCAGTGGGCGTTTCGGTCATCTGA
- a CDS encoding adenylosuccinate synthase has protein sequence MPAIVLIGAQWGDEGKGKATDLLGGRVHWVVRYQGGNNAGHTVVLPTGENFALHLIPSGILTPGVTNVIGNGVVVDPGVLLTELSGLEERGVDTSGLLISADAHLLMPYHVAIDKVTERYMGSKKIGTTGRGIGPCYQDKIARIGIRVADVLDEQQLANKIEAALEFKNQVLVKIYNRKALDPAEVVENLLAQAEGFKHRIADARLLLNKALEDGETVLLEGSQGTLLDVDHGTYPFVTSSNPTAGGAAVGSGIGPTRITTVLGILKAYTTRVGSGPFPTELFDEHGAYLAKTGGEVGVTTGRPRRCGWFDAVIARYATRVNGITDYFLTKLDVLSSLETVPVCVGYTVDGKRTDEMPMTQSDIARAEPVYEELPGWWEDISGAREFDELPAKARDYVLRLEELAGAYVSCIGVGPGRDQTIVRRDILAAR, from the coding sequence ATGCCGGCAATCGTGCTCATCGGGGCCCAGTGGGGTGACGAGGGCAAAGGTAAGGCCACCGATCTTCTCGGTGGACGCGTGCACTGGGTTGTGCGCTACCAGGGCGGTAACAACGCGGGTCATACCGTGGTGCTGCCGACGGGCGAGAACTTCGCCCTGCACCTGATCCCCTCGGGCATCCTCACCCCGGGTGTCACCAACGTCATCGGCAACGGTGTCGTGGTCGACCCGGGGGTGCTGCTCACCGAGCTGTCCGGTCTGGAGGAGCGCGGCGTCGACACGTCCGGCCTGCTGATCTCCGCCGACGCGCACCTGCTCATGCCGTACCACGTCGCCATCGACAAGGTGACCGAGCGGTACATGGGCAGCAAGAAGATCGGCACCACCGGTCGCGGGATCGGTCCCTGTTATCAGGACAAGATCGCCCGCATCGGGATCCGGGTGGCCGACGTGCTCGACGAGCAGCAGCTGGCCAACAAGATCGAAGCCGCCCTGGAGTTCAAGAACCAGGTGCTGGTGAAGATCTACAACCGCAAGGCCCTGGACCCGGCCGAGGTCGTGGAGAACCTGCTGGCCCAGGCCGAGGGCTTCAAGCACCGCATCGCCGACGCCCGGCTGCTGCTGAACAAGGCGCTCGAGGACGGCGAGACGGTGCTGCTGGAGGGTTCGCAGGGCACCCTGCTCGATGTCGACCACGGCACCTATCCGTTCGTGACGTCGTCCAACCCGACCGCCGGTGGCGCGGCCGTGGGCTCGGGCATCGGGCCGACCCGCATCACCACGGTGCTCGGCATCCTGAAGGCCTACACCACCCGGGTGGGCTCGGGTCCCTTCCCGACCGAGCTGTTCGACGAGCACGGCGCCTACCTGGCCAAGACCGGCGGCGAGGTCGGCGTGACCACCGGGCGGCCGCGCCGCTGCGGCTGGTTCGACGCCGTCATCGCCCGCTACGCGACGCGGGTCAACGGCATCACCGATTACTTCCTGACCAAGCTGGACGTGCTGTCGAGTCTGGAGACGGTGCCGGTGTGCGTCGGCTACACCGTCGACGGCAAGCGCACCGACGAGATGCCGATGACCCAATCGGATATCGCCCGCGCCGAGCCGGTCTACGAAGAGCTGCCGGGCTGGTGGGAGGACATCTCCGGAGCCCGCGAGTTCGACGAGCTGCCCGCCAAGGCGCGGGACTACGTGCTGCGACTGGAGGAGCTGGCCGGAGCGTACGTGTCGTGCATCGGGGTCGGTCCCGGCAGGGACCAGACCATCGTGCGGCGCGACATCCTGGCGGCCCGGTGA